A genome region from Chloroflexota bacterium includes the following:
- a CDS encoding DNA polymerase III subunit beta — MNIVGKRSGNGFVAHKATLVNALSRALAERLMLLDFTVGRKGLLGYLKAIAGSNVVKVVPANGADSESHSIGKRLRVICGSNTSYLEDMAWVGDKTPMTIAEVRISPANTVKPNIGNVELAEALNRTLSFTATEDNRPVLQCVLFKAGEGKLKLVGADGFRLAVQTIDFDGEGQALIVRDDLAGIANALRKARRVNLSFEASGESLDGMKLIIDTEAIRYSFVSADGTFPDYEKLIPNEAKTVVHFDTVEAGKAISSLKVLADSKSYPIDITLENG, encoded by the coding sequence CTGAATATTGTGGGCAAGCGTTCAGGTAACGGCTTTGTAGCTCATAAAGCTACGCTGGTAAACGCTCTATCAAGGGCATTGGCTGAAAGGCTGATGTTGCTGGACTTCACGGTAGGGCGTAAGGGGTTACTCGGTTACCTTAAGGCGATTGCGGGGTCAAACGTGGTCAAGGTTGTCCCCGCCAATGGTGCTGATAGCGAGTCGCATAGCATCGGGAAACGCCTCAGGGTGATTTGCGGTAGCAATACCAGTTACCTTGAGGACATGGCATGGGTGGGGGATAAAACCCCCATGACCATAGCCGAGGTCAGGATAAGCCCTGCCAACACCGTCAAACCTAACATCGGGAATGTGGAGCTTGCCGAGGCACTTAACAGAACGCTATCCTTTACCGCTACCGAGGACAACAGACCTGTTTTACAGTGTGTGCTGTTCAAGGCTGGTGAGGGCAAGCTAAAGCTGGTGGGTGCTGACGGTTTCAGGCTGGCAGTCCAGACCATCGACTTTGACGGTGAGGGGCAAGCCCTGATAGTCCGTGACGACTTGGCGGGTATCGCCAACGCCCTGCGTAAAGCAAGACGGGTAAACCTGAGCTTTGAGGCAAGCGGTGAGAGCCTTGACGGAATGAAGCTGATTATTGATACCGAGGCAATTCGGTATAGCTTTGTAAGTGCCGATGGCACTTTCCCGGATTATGAGAAGCTCATTCCGAACGAGGCAAAAACCGTTGTCCACTTTGACACCGTTGAGGCTGGCAAGGCGATAAGCTCCCTTAAGGTGCTCGCCGATAGCAAGTCCTACCCGATAGACATTACCCTTGAAAACGG